TACACCAATTTTTCAAAATCTCCAATGCTTATTTTATTATCTTTAGACTTTTTAGAAAAAGTTTCAATTATTTTTTCAATAGAATTATTTGAAAAAATATTTTCCTGCGCAGCTTTATTCTGTACATTTTCAGGATTTCTTTTTTTCTCCTGACTCTCCTTTTTACCACAGCTCAGCATAAAAATAACCAAAAAAAGCAAAAACAGCACCTTACTTTTCTTCAACATTTTTACTACCACCTAATTTTTATATACTCAAACCTCTTCAAAACTGAATCAAGCCAAAATTTATTGCAGTAATTAATTCTTTATTTATAACAATCCAATTTTGAAGTAATTTTATACATTATACAATATTATTCTTAATTTTTCCATATTTTTTCACAAAAAAAGACTATCTAAAAATAAGTTGTACTCATTTTAAATAGTCTTAAAAATTTATAAAAACAAAAACTTATTATTTTTCAATTTTTGTATAAGGCATCAAAGCGATTTGTCTAGCTCTTTTAATTGCTTTAGCAATTTTTCTTTGAACTTTAGCTTCTAATCCTGTTACTCTCGCTGGAGAGATTTTTCCTTTATCGTTCATAAAGTTTTTTAACAGTTCAACGTTTTTATAATTAATATCTTCTACTTTAAATTTAACTTTTGGACGTCTTTTTCTTCTTTTAAATTCTGTAACTGGTTTAGCTCTCATTAATTTGCACCTCCTAAAACTTTTTTAGTAAATTTTATTTCCTATTATAAAATCTACTTAGTTATCATTAAAATGGAAACTCTTCATCGTCTTCCATATCATCATTATCATCATCAAAAGTGTCATTCTGTACTGGTTTGCTGTTATTATTGCTAAAAGATTTGTTTTGCTGGTATCCTTCGCTATTCCCAGAACTTTTCGAACTTTCAACAAATTCAAAGCTATTTACGACAACATTCATTCTTCTTCTTTTTTCACCGTTCTGTTCGTAACTATTTACGCTTAAACGACCTTGTACAAGAATTCTATTACCTTTTCTAAAATATTCAGCAATTGTTTCAGCTGTTTTTTCCCAGACAGTACAGTCAATAAATTCTACTTCATCTTTTGTTTTTTGTACAGCTAACGAAAAATTTGCAAATACCTTTCCTCCCGAAGTAAATTTTAATTCAGGATCTCTTGTCATTCTTCCCATTAGTATTACTACGTTCATAAATTTTCCCCCTATTTTTTTATTTTTTCAATTTAAAATAACAAAACCTCAAATTTAAAATTTAAGTTATTTCAAATTAGTCATTTTTAACAATCATATATTTCAAAAGTGATTCGTTAATGTTTAATTTTGCTTCAATTTCAGTAAATTGAGTTCCATCAGCTTGGAATGTTGTTAAAACATAGTATCCGTTTTCTTTTTTCTTGATTGGGTAAGCTAATTTTCTATCTCCCCAGATTTCTGTTTTAACTTCAGTTGCTCCACCAGCTGTCAATGTTTTTTCTACAAATTCAACTCCAGCTTGTTTTTCTTCATCTGTCAATTGTGTAGACAAAATAAACATAATTTCGTAATTTCTCATTTCTTTCTCCTTTCCTATGGCTTTTTAGCCCTACTTCCACAAATAGAGCAGGTTTTATTATTATACCAAAAAAGCCTAATAAAATCAAGTCATTTTCAAAATTATTTAGCACTATGAAATCCTAAATGTCTCTGTACACAAAAATAAAACTATCCAGATTTTCTTCAGCAAATAGTTTTATATTGTATTCATTTTGTAATGAGTCTGTTATTAGGCAGTTCTGTATATTTATTAAATTATTTTATTCTTCAAAGAATGGCGGCAATACAAAATCAATTTCATCTTCCTTGTCTTCTTCGTAATTTTCTTCTTCGTTCAGATGAGCATTCTCATTGTTTTTTTCTTCATTCTGATTTTCTGTTTCCAGTTTTGCCTCTTCAGATGGTGCGAACCTGATTGTTCCTGAAGTTTCATCAGCTACCAAAAATTCTTCCTGAAAATCTGTTGCCACTAATGACACGCTTATTGTACCTTCAAGTTCAGGCTCTAAAATATACCCCCACAGCAAGTTTGCCTTGTCGTGTCCCGTTTTTTTCGAGATTGTCTGTGCAACTTCCTGTATTTCCTGTAATCCAATATCCGGTCCCGCAGTAATATTTACCAGTATTTTCTTTGCCCCTTCAATTGATTTTTCCAGCAATGGGCTGTTCAATGCCTGAGCAGTTGCGCTCTTAGCTTTTTCATCGCCATTTGCCTCTCCAAATCCTAACATTGCAATGCCTGAGTTTTGCATAATTGATTTTACATCTGCAAAATCCAGATTCACAATCCCTTGTTTTGTTATCAAGTCAGAAATTCCCTTTATTCCCATTTTAAGAACGCCATTTGCCTCTTTAAATGCATTCATTAAAGAAATATTCATCCCCGGTATTTCAAACAGCCTGTCATTTGGAATTGCTATTAATGTATCTACATTTTCCTTTAAATTCTCAATTCCCGTTGCAGCGTTGCTTTTCTTCAGCGGTCCCTCAAAACTGAATGGCTTTGTTACAATGGCTACAGTTAAAATTCCCATTGCTTTTGCAACTTCAGCAATAATTGGAGATGCTCCTGTACCTGTTCCTCCACCCATTCCGGCAGTTATAAACAGCATGTCTGTTCCTTCTAGCACTTCTTTTATTTTTTCTTCTGATTCTTTGGCTGCAATCCTCCCTTTTTCAGGATCTGCTCCAGCTCCCATTCCTCTTCCCAAAAGCACCTTTGTTGCCGCCTTCGATCTATCTAAATCCTGCTGATCCGTATTTATTGCTATAAACTCAACAGTTGTTATATTACTTTCAATCATATCATTTATCGCATTTCCACCGGCTCCACCTACTCCTACTACTTTCAGTTTCGCTGCATTACTAAAGTTATCCATTTTCTCTTTGCTACTTACAAATGCTGACATTGTAAAATTTATTAAAGTAGCTTCTCCTTTCTCTTATTTACTGCAATTATTCTTTCACAACAATGTCTATGAATCTTAAATCCATAGAAGTTACTCGTCTTTCTTTTTTTATTCTTTCGTATAATTTATATGCATCTTCATATTTTTTATCTGTTACTTGTGTATCTGTTATTATTTTTACGTTATTAATTAGAAGTATCTCATAATTTTTTTCAGATTGCCTTATCTCGGAAATCATAGCATAAAAATCTTTATTTCTTATTTTAGAAAGTATGGTTTTTATAGCGTTTAGACTTTCATCATTTGTATATTCTATTACAGGAATATTTCTTGAAGGATCTTCCAAAATATCGCCATAAATAACCAAATCCTTATCTGCAAGAAGAGTTTCATCTCCTTTTTTTACATATACATAAGGCTGCTTTTCTTCCAGCGTAACTTCAATTTTGCTTGGAAAAAGTTTTTTTACCGATACTTTTTTTACTCTTGCATCTTTTTTTATAAGGCTCTCAATCTCATTGGTATTCAAATATACGATATTTTTGCCTTTCATCTGTTCAAGCTTTGTTACTATGTCCTGTTTCAGCAGTTTGGACTCTCCTTTTATGAGAACTTCCTGAACTTTAAAGTAATCCGTGTCAATAAATCTTTTACCAAAAAACATCATTCCTGCCAATAAAAATAGTAAAATCAATACATTAATCGACTTTTTCATATTTAAAACTCCGTTTTTTCTATTATTATACACTTTTTTTTGATTTTATTCAATATATTAAATAAATTTATTTAAATTTATTTCAAAATTAAAATTATTTATCATTATTTTTTTAAAATTATTATTTCTGTTTCCAATTTTACTCCAAATTTTTCAAATACTACTTCCTTTACGTGTTCAATAACTGAAATTATATCATTAAATGTTGCATTTCCCAAGTTTGTAACAAAATTTGGATGTTTTGGGGAAATTTCCACATCCCCAACTCTATATCCCTTTAAACCGGCATCTGAAATTAGTTTTGCCGCAAATGTGCCTTCCGGATTTTTAAATGTGCTTCCTAAATTCGGCAAATCCAATGGATGTTTTGTTTTTCTCTGCTCCCTTTTGTCCTCTGAAGCCGCTTTATCAAATCCAAAACCAAATTTAAACAAGGCAGAAACTACAATCCATTTATTTTCTTTTATTTCAGTAGTTCTGTATTTAAAATTCAAATCTGCTGTCTTAATTTTTACAATTTCTCCGTCATTTTTACAAACTTCCACTTCTTCAATA
This is a stretch of genomic DNA from Leptotrichia hofstadii. It encodes these proteins:
- the rpsR gene encoding 30S ribosomal protein S18; the protein is MRAKPVTEFKRRKRRPKVKFKVEDINYKNVELLKNFMNDKGKISPARVTGLEAKVQRKIAKAIKRARQIALMPYTKIEK
- a CDS encoding single-stranded DNA-binding protein, with translation MNVVILMGRMTRDPELKFTSGGKVFANFSLAVQKTKDEVEFIDCTVWEKTAETIAEYFRKGNRILVQGRLSVNSYEQNGEKRRRMNVVVNSFEFVESSKSSGNSEGYQQNKSFSNNNSKPVQNDTFDDDNDDMEDDEEFPF
- the rpsF gene encoding 30S ribosomal protein S6 → MRNYEIMFILSTQLTDEEKQAGVEFVEKTLTAGGATEVKTEIWGDRKLAYPIKKKENGYYVLTTFQADGTQFTEIEAKLNINESLLKYMIVKND
- the ftsZ gene encoding cell division protein FtsZ gives rise to the protein MSAFVSSKEKMDNFSNAAKLKVVGVGGAGGNAINDMIESNITTVEFIAINTDQQDLDRSKAATKVLLGRGMGAGADPEKGRIAAKESEEKIKEVLEGTDMLFITAGMGGGTGTGASPIIAEVAKAMGILTVAIVTKPFSFEGPLKKSNAATGIENLKENVDTLIAIPNDRLFEIPGMNISLMNAFKEANGVLKMGIKGISDLITKQGIVNLDFADVKSIMQNSGIAMLGFGEANGDEKAKSATAQALNSPLLEKSIEGAKKILVNITAGPDIGLQEIQEVAQTISKKTGHDKANLLWGYILEPELEGTISVSLVATDFQEEFLVADETSGTIRFAPSEEAKLETENQNEEKNNENAHLNEEENYEEDKEDEIDFVLPPFFEE
- a CDS encoding cell division protein FtsQ/DivIB, whose protein sequence is MKKSINVLILLFLLAGMMFFGKRFIDTDYFKVQEVLIKGESKLLKQDIVTKLEQMKGKNIVYLNTNEIESLIKKDARVKKVSVKKLFPSKIEVTLEEKQPYVYVKKGDETLLADKDLVIYGDILEDPSRNIPVIEYTNDESLNAIKTILSKIRNKDFYAMISEIRQSEKNYEILLINNVKIITDTQVTDKKYEDAYKLYERIKKERRVTSMDLRFIDIVVKE
- the murB gene encoding UDP-N-acetylmuramate dehydrogenase, whose translation is MEIIKNAKMKEYSNMKVGGTAKELIFIDDKKELKEILQTRSNIFLLGNGTNTLINDGNLDISFLSLKRLKNITVEEKKGDYDLVRVEAGLDLDDLIDFMEKNNYSGLENITGIPGSVGGLVNMNGGAYGTEIFDCIEEVEVCKNDGEIVKIKTADLNFKYRTTEIKENKWIVVSALFKFGFGFDKAASEDKREQRKTKHPLDLPNLGSTFKNPEGTFAAKLISDAGLKGYRVGDVEISPKHPNFVTNLGNATFNDIISVIEHVKEVVFEKFGVKLETEIIILKK